A genomic stretch from Setaria viridis chromosome 1, Setaria_viridis_v4.0, whole genome shotgun sequence includes:
- the LOC117835558 gene encoding probable L-type lectin-domain containing receptor kinase S.5 has protein sequence MGGPSPRGRRATTSLALLLLLAGVAACPIPAVRAQATVFTGDVNGSGREITSFSFPGFGNELQKLDNLTFTGNTSLTQRSLQITPDTGNNPGSFLVNQAGHIFYSRKFVLWEDNASNSTADGRHVASFSTVFKANLFRSNKSLKGEGLAFVVASGKDGGPPPGSYGGYLGLTNASTDGNATNEFVAVELDSVKQSYDPDDNHIGLDVNSVRSTVTTPLARFGIELAPVPNATNDGSIYLWIDYNGTTRHIWVYIAPASANANISKPATPVLNASLDLSTILLGKKGYFGFSASTGVEYQLNCVNMWNMTVEVLHDDSAPKKAPLSGWKLGVAIGAPCAAALALGLLAGLYFMKKRKKVGDDPSSVFNNATLLRSIPGVPKEFDFKDLRKGTGNFDEKMKLGQGGYGVVYRATVPGNNGQSVEVAVKQFSGANTKGQEDFLAELSIINRLRHRNLVKLVGWCHDNGVLLLVYDYMPYGSLDRHIFGGKDSPGLDWRQRHTVVAGVASALNYLHHEFDQTVIHRDIKPSNIMLDSSYHARLGDFGLARALESDKTSYTDKIGVPGTLGYIAPECFHTGRATRESDVFGFGAVILEVICGRRISCCNPAGCSQLLEWVWKLHGAGRVLEAVDPRLAGEYDEEEAERLLLLGLACSHPNPRKRPTAQAILQNLQTRSVPPLPVPTSKPVFMWPVPLVDGEVVEEEGEYGGEETAGTSMSHSELTSSDVTSSSHYAYASSSGYTTQNYPVSRDAAERDVSTV, from the exons ATGGGGGGGCCTTCGCCCCGTGGCCGCCGCGCCACGACcagcctcgcgctcctcctgctcctcgcgGGCGTCGCCGCCTGCCCCATCCCGGCTGTGCGCGCCCAGGCCACGGTGTTCACCGGGGACGTCAACGGCAGCGGCAGGGAGATCACCAGCTTCTCCTTCCCCGGGTTCGGGAATGAGCTGCAAAAGCTCGACAACCTGACGTTCACGGGCAACACCAGCCTCACCCAGCGCTCGCTGCAGATCACTCCGGACACGGGCAACAACCCCGGGAGCTTCCTCGTCAACCAGGCCGGCCACATCTTCTACTCGAGGAAGTTCGTGCTCTGGGAGGACAACGCGTCCAACTCCACCGCCGACGGCCGGCACGTCGCCTCCTTCTCCACGGTGTTCAAGGCCAACCTCTTCCGCTCGAACAAGAGCCTCAAGGGAGAAGGGCTCGCGTTCGTCGTCGCGTCCGGCAAAGACGGCGGCCCGCCCCCCGGCAGCTACGGCGGCTACCTCGGCCTCACCAACGCCTCCACTGACGGCAACGCCACCAACGAGTTCGTGGCCGTGGAGCTGGACTCGGTGAAGCAGTCCTACGACCCGGACGACAACCACATCGGCCTCGACGTCAACAGCGTCCGCTCCACCGTCACCACCCCGCTCGCCCGTTTCGGCATCGAGCTCGCGCCCGTCCCCAACGCCACCAACGACGGCAGCATCTACCTCTGGATCGACTACAACGGCACGACGCGGCACATCTGGGTGTACATCGCGCCCGCGTCCGCGAACGCGAACATCAGTAAGCCGGCGACCCCCGTGCTCAACGCGTCGCTGGACCTCTCCACGATCCTCCTGGGAAAGAAGGGCTACTTCGGCTTCTCGGCGTCCACCGGCGTTGAGTACCAGCTCAACTGCGTGAACATGTGGAACATGACGGTGGAAGTGCTCCACGACGACAGCGCCCCCAAGAAGGCTCCGTTGTCCGGCTGGAAGCTCGGGGTGGCCATCggcgcgccgtgcgccgccgcgctggcgctGGGGCTGCTCGCCGGCCTGTACTTCAtgaagaagcggaagaaggtCGGGGACGACCCGAGCTCGGTGTTCAACAACGCCACACTCCTGCGGAGCATCCCGGGCGTGCCCAAGGAGTTCGACTTCAAGGATCTGCGCAAGGGGACCGGCAACTTCGACGAGAAGATGAAGCTGGGGCAGGGCGGGTACGGCGTGGTGTACCGCGCCACCGTGCCCGGGAATAACGGGCAGAGCGTGGAGGTGGCCGTGAAGCAGTTCTCCGGCGCCAACACCAAGGGCCAGGAGGACTTCCTCGCCGAGCTCAGCATCATCaaccgcctccgccaccgtaATCTCGTCAAGCTCGTCG GCTGGTGCCATGACAAcggcgtgctgctgctggtgtacGACTACATGCCCTACGGCAGCCTGGACCGTCACATCTTCGGCGGCAAGGACTCGCCGGGGCTGGACTGGAGGCAGCGCCACACCGTCGTGGCCGGCGTGGCGTCGGCGCTCAACTACCTCCACCACGAGTTCGACCAGACAGTGATCCACCGCGACATCAAGCCGTCCAACATCATGCTGGACTCCTCGTACCACGCCCGGCTCGGCGACTTCGGCCTGGCGCGCGCGCTCGAGTCCGACAAGACCTCCTACACCGACAAGATCGGCGTGCCGGGGACGCTGGGGTACATTGCGCCCGAGTGCTTCCACACGGGGCGCGCCACGCGGGAGTCGGACGTGTTCGGCTTCGGCGCCGTGATCCTGGAGGTGATCTGCGGCCGCCGCATCTCCTGCTGCAACCCGGCCGGCTGCAGCCAGCTGCTGGAGTGGGTGTGGAAGCTCCACGGCGCCGGGCGCGTGCTGGAGGCCGTCGACCCGCGGCTGGCGGGGGAgtacgacgaggaggaggccgagcggctgctgctgctgggcctgGCGTGCAGCCACCCCAACCCGCGGAAGCGGCCCACGGCGCAGGCCATCCTGCAGAACCTGCAGACGCGCTCCGTGCCGCCGCTCCCCGTGCCCACGTCCAAGCCGGTGTTCATGTGGCCCGTGCCGCTCGTCGacggggaggtggtggaggaggagggggagtaCGGCGGCGAGGAGACGGCGGGGACGTCCATGTCGCACAGCGAGCTCACCAGCTCCGACGTGACATCGTCGTCGCACTACGCGtacgcgtcgtcgtcggggtACACCACCCAGAACTACCCGGTGAGCAGGGATGCGGCGGAGAGGGACGTGTCCACGGTTTGA